In Gorilla gorilla gorilla isolate KB3781 chromosome 12, NHGRI_mGorGor1-v2.1_pri, whole genome shotgun sequence, the following are encoded in one genomic region:
- the HTRA2 gene encoding serine protease HTRA2, mitochondrial isoform X1 gives MAAPRAGRGAGWSLRAWRALGGIRWGRRPRLTPDLRALLTSGTSDPRARVTYGTPSLWARLSVRVTEPRACLTSGTPGPRAQLTAVTPDTRTQEASENSGTRSRAWLAVALGAGGAVLLLLWGGGRGPPAVLAAVPGPPPASPRSQYNFIADVVEKTAPAVVYIEILDRHPFLGREVPISNGSGFVVAADGLIVTNAHVVADRRRVRVRLLSGDTYEAVVTAVDPVADIATLRIQTKEPLPTLPLGRSADVRQGEFVVAMGSPFALQNTITSGIVSSAQRPARDLGLPQTNVEYIQTDAAIDFGNSGGPLVNLDGEVIGVNTMKVTAGISFAIPSDRLREFLHRGEKKNSSSGISGSQRRYIGVMMLTLSPSILAELQLREPSFPDVQHGVLIHKVILGSPAHRAGLRPGDVILAIGEQMVQNAEDVYEAVRTQSQLAVQIRRGRETLTLYVTPEVTE, from the exons ATGGCTGCGCCGAGGGCGGGGCGGGGTGCAGGCTGGAGCCTTCGGGCATGGCGGGCTTTGGGGGGCATTCGCTGGGGGAGGAGACCCCGTTTGACCCCTGACCTCCGGGCCCTGCTGACGTCAGGAACTTCTGACCCCCGGGCCCGAGTGACTTATGGGACCCCCAGTCTCTGGGCCCGGTTGTCTGTTAGGGTCACTGAACCCCGAGCATGCCTGACGTCTGGGACCCCGGGTCCCCGGGCACAACTGACTGCGGTGACCCCAGATACCAGGACCCAGGAGGCCTCAGAGAACTCTGGAACCCGTTCGCGCGCGTGGCTGGCGGTGGCGCTGGGCGCTGGGGGGGCAGTGCTGTTGTTGTTGTGGGGCGGGGGTCGGGGTCCTCCGGCCGTCCTCGCCGCCGTCCCTGGCCCGCCGCCCGCTTCTCCCCGGAGTCAGTACAACTTCATCGCAGATGTGGTGGAGAAGACAGCACCTGCCGTGGTCTATATCGAGATCCTGGACAG GCACCCTTTCTTGGGCCGCGAGGTCCCTATCTCGAACGGCTCAGGATTCGTGGTGGCTGCCGATGGGCTCATTGTCACCAACGCCCATGTGGTGGCTGATCGGCGCAGAGTCCGTGTGAGACTGCTAAGCGGCGACACGTATGAGGCCGTGGTCACAGCTGTGGATCCCGTGGCAGACATCGCAACGCTGAGGATTCAGACTAAG GAGCCTCTCCCCACGCTGCCTCTGGGACGCTCAGCTGATGTCCGGCAAGGGGAGTTTGTTGTTGCCATGGGAAGTCCCTTTGCACTGCAGAACACGATCACATCCGGCATTGTTAGCTCTGCTCAGCGTCCAGCCAGAGACCTGGGACTCCCCCAAACCAATGTGGAATACATTCAAACTGATGCAGCTATTGAT tttggaaactctggaGGTCCCCTGGTTAACCTG GATGGGGAGGTGATTGGAGTGAACACCATGAAGGTCACAGCTGGAATCTCCTTTGCCATCCCTTCTGATCGTCTTCGAGAGTTTCTGCATCGTGGGGAAAAGAAGA ATTCCTCCTCCGGAATCAGTGGGTCCCAGCGGCGCTACATTGGGGTGATGATGCTGACCCTGAGTCCCAG CATCCTTGCTGAACTACAGCTTCGAGAACCAAGCTTTCCCGATGTTCAGCATGGTGTACTCATCCATAAAGTCATCCTGGGCTCCCCTGCACACCG GGCTGGTCTGCGGCCTGGTGATGTGATTTTGGCCATTGGGGAGCAGATGGTACAAAATGCTGAAGATGTTTATGAAGCTGTTCGAACCCAATCCCAGCTGGCAGTGCAGATCCGGCGGGGACGAGAAACACTGACCTTATATGTGACCCCTGAGGTCACAGAATGA
- the HTRA2 gene encoding serine protease HTRA2, mitochondrial isoform X2 has product MAAPRAGRGAGWSLRAWRALGGIRWGRRPRLTPDLRALLTSGTSDPRARVTYGTPSLWARLSVRVTEPRACLTSGTPGPRAQLTAVTPDTRTQEASENSGTRSRAWLAVALGAGGAVLLLLWGGGRGPPAVLAAVPGPPPASPRSQYNFIADVVEKTAPAVVYIEILDRHPFLGREVPISNGSGFVVAADGLIVTNAHVVADRRRVRVRLLSGDTYEAVVTAVDPVADIATLRIQTKEPLPTLPLGRSADVRQGEFVVAMGSPFALQNTITSGIVSSAQRPARDLGLPQTNVEYIQTDAAIDFGNSGGPLVNLDGEVIGVNTMKVTAGISFAIPSDRLREFLHRGEKKNSSSGISGSQRRYIGVMMLTLSPRAGLRPGDVILAIGEQMVQNAEDVYEAVRTQSQLAVQIRRGRETLTLYVTPEVTE; this is encoded by the exons ATGGCTGCGCCGAGGGCGGGGCGGGGTGCAGGCTGGAGCCTTCGGGCATGGCGGGCTTTGGGGGGCATTCGCTGGGGGAGGAGACCCCGTTTGACCCCTGACCTCCGGGCCCTGCTGACGTCAGGAACTTCTGACCCCCGGGCCCGAGTGACTTATGGGACCCCCAGTCTCTGGGCCCGGTTGTCTGTTAGGGTCACTGAACCCCGAGCATGCCTGACGTCTGGGACCCCGGGTCCCCGGGCACAACTGACTGCGGTGACCCCAGATACCAGGACCCAGGAGGCCTCAGAGAACTCTGGAACCCGTTCGCGCGCGTGGCTGGCGGTGGCGCTGGGCGCTGGGGGGGCAGTGCTGTTGTTGTTGTGGGGCGGGGGTCGGGGTCCTCCGGCCGTCCTCGCCGCCGTCCCTGGCCCGCCGCCCGCTTCTCCCCGGAGTCAGTACAACTTCATCGCAGATGTGGTGGAGAAGACAGCACCTGCCGTGGTCTATATCGAGATCCTGGACAG GCACCCTTTCTTGGGCCGCGAGGTCCCTATCTCGAACGGCTCAGGATTCGTGGTGGCTGCCGATGGGCTCATTGTCACCAACGCCCATGTGGTGGCTGATCGGCGCAGAGTCCGTGTGAGACTGCTAAGCGGCGACACGTATGAGGCCGTGGTCACAGCTGTGGATCCCGTGGCAGACATCGCAACGCTGAGGATTCAGACTAAG GAGCCTCTCCCCACGCTGCCTCTGGGACGCTCAGCTGATGTCCGGCAAGGGGAGTTTGTTGTTGCCATGGGAAGTCCCTTTGCACTGCAGAACACGATCACATCCGGCATTGTTAGCTCTGCTCAGCGTCCAGCCAGAGACCTGGGACTCCCCCAAACCAATGTGGAATACATTCAAACTGATGCAGCTATTGAT tttggaaactctggaGGTCCCCTGGTTAACCTG GATGGGGAGGTGATTGGAGTGAACACCATGAAGGTCACAGCTGGAATCTCCTTTGCCATCCCTTCTGATCGTCTTCGAGAGTTTCTGCATCGTGGGGAAAAGAAGA ATTCCTCCTCCGGAATCAGTGGGTCCCAGCGGCGCTACATTGGGGTGATGATGCTGACCCTGAGTCCCAG GGCTGGTCTGCGGCCTGGTGATGTGATTTTGGCCATTGGGGAGCAGATGGTACAAAATGCTGAAGATGTTTATGAAGCTGTTCGAACCCAATCCCAGCTGGCAGTGCAGATCCGGCGGGGACGAGAAACACTGACCTTATATGTGACCCCTGAGGTCACAGAATGA